The DNA sequence CCTGGTCTGAGACATCGGTGAACTGAAGATGGCCCGGGGCGCTGTCATTCCGGAAAAGCTTGTCGCGGCTGCGCGCGTGGCCCTGGTTCTGAGGACCGCTGATGGTGTTGCGGTTGTAGGCTTCCAGAGCATTGGTCAGCAGAAATACGTCCAGGTCGCCGTCCCGGTCATAATCGAGGAAGGTTGCCTGAGTAGCGTAGCTTGAATCGGCCAGTCCGGCTTCGGTAGCCATCTCCCGAAAATGAGGAATCCCCCGCGCATCGTTGCCGGTATTGATGAATAGCAGATTCGGTACCGAGCGGTTGCGGTCGGGATGAATGGTTGATACGTAAATATCCTGCCGACCGTCCTGATTGATGTCGGTTACGGCGACGCCCGTACACCAGGTTCGGGTGGCGACTCCCGCCTGTTTCGTTACATCGTTGAAGCGGAAATCACCCTGATTAATATAAAGCTGACTCGATACCTGATTGCCGGCAAAAAACACATCGGGCTTTCCATCGCCATTGAAGTCCCCCACACCCACTCCGCCCCCATTGTACAGGTATTCGAATTCCAGCACATTCAGCGAATCGCTCTCCGTTATGGTGTTGGCAAACCGGATTCCCGTCCGGTCGGCTGGTACGCGTTCGAAACGGGAGCTGGTGGATTTGCAGGCCGCTAACCCGGCGGCCAGCACTAAGACATGTAGAAAGCGCATGGAGAAAGATACGTTTAAAAAGACCTTCCCCAGTTGGAGAGGGTCTTTTTAAACTTACTATGATGAACAGAAAGCTAGTAGCCCGGATTTTGGTCTTTCTGACTCAAACGGGCGTTATTGTCAAGTTCCTGCTGCGGAATGGGCAGTAACTCCTGCCGGCCTTTCGTGAAATAGGCAATGGGTTCGGTCTTCAGCTTGTTCTGGGCCCGCCAGCGCAGGATGTCCCGGTTGCGCACCTGCTCACCCGCCAGCTCTACCCGGCGTTCGTGCACGATGGCCCGAAATACTTCGTCTTTGCTATTGACCGGATACGTGGCCGTTGGGTAGGCTGGCATAGCTACGCTTTTGCGCGCCCGTACCTGATTCATAAGAGCGATTGCCGCGGCCGTATTGCCGGCTTCGTTTTCGCACTCGGCCATGCCCAGCAGTACATCGGTATAACGGATGATCTTCATGTTGATGCCCGATGTGTAATAGGTTTCGGCGTTCTTGTAAAGTGCCGTGTACTTCCGCCAGCTGATCTTCTGGGTAACGCCATTGAACAACTGCGCATTACCCTGCACATCACCATCGGCCAGTACTTTCTTGCCGCCATTGTAGGTATCACCAATGAAGTAAAAGTTATACTTCAGACGGGGATCTGTTTTAGGATCGCCCTTGGCGGTGTTCTCGTAGTCGCCCAGCAGGGCCGCCGAAGGAATCAGGTTTCGCCAGCCAATCGGGTTATACTCCTGGCTCCGTGTGCTGGTTTCGTTGGCACCGTTATCGTTCCCGTCGCTGTCCCAGTTGAAATCACCGATCTTTGAGAACCCAATTTCAAACACGCCCTCCGAGTTGAATTTGCTTTCTTCGGTGAAGTTATCGGTGTACTCGTCCACGAGTTTATACACCCCGGAGCTGATCACCTTCTGGAATTGGGTACGCGCGTTGGGATAATCGCCCCGTTGTAAATATACCCGACCCAGCAGGGCTGATGCCGCTCCTGACGTAGCGCGGCCCAGGTCGCTGCCGCTGAAGGTAGCGGGCAGGTCAGTCTGGGCGGCTGTCAGATCGGCAATAATCGCTGCGTACACCTCATCGGCCGATGCACGGGGTTTAGTACCATCTACCTCCGTAACGAACTCTGTATAGAGCGGCACTCCGCCCCATAACGTAACGAGTTCGAAATAACTCAGCGCCCGCAGAAATTTGGCTTCGCCAACGACCCGTTTTACCAGCGCCTGATCAGTAGTCACGCCAGGCGCTTTGGTAATAACCACGTTAGCCCGGTGAATGGCGCGGTACAGCCCGCTCCATACCGTAGCCGATACCGCATTGCCCGGTATCTGGGCGCCAATCAGCAGCTGGTTGCGCGGGGCTTCCAACTGGCCACCGCCCGACGAGACATCATCACTACGGAGATCCTGGACAAAAAACCACTCGCGACCGGTCAGGCTGTTGCTCTGCCACATGGCGTAGACGGCATTAACGCCCGACAGGAGTTCGCTGCCGGTTTTGTAGAAGGTATCGGTCGTTACCTGGTTCGGGTTGATTTTGTCGAGGCTGCTGGTGTTACAGGCTGCCAGCAGGCCGAGGATAATGACACCGGTTGTTACATATTGACGATTCATAGCTATACTAGTTTTTTCGCGTTGGAATCACGATCGGGTAATTCTATATAGTGTCTTATTGTCCATTAAAAGCCGAGTTGCAGACCCAGCATGAGTGTTCGGGCCTGTGGAAACTGACCATAGTCAATACCGTTGGTGAGCGTACCGTTGGAGCGGGAACCAACTTCGGGATCATACCCTGTGTATTTGGTGAAGGTCAACAGGTTTGTGGATGCTACGTAAAGCCGGGCCCGACTCAAAGTGCCGCGCGTCCAGCTTTGCAGGGATGCAGCTGGCAGACTGTACCCCAGGCTTATGTTTTTCACCCGTAGGTATGACCCGTCTTCAATGAATCGGTCGGAGGTGCGGGTGTTGCCGTTGGGGTCACCACTGACCGCCCGGGGTACGGTGGTGTTGGTGTTCTGGGGCGTCCAGGCCTGCAGAACGGCCGTACCTGAGTTGAAGAGCCGGAGCATGCCCTCGGTCAGCACTTTGGTACCGTTGTAGATCTTGTTTCCCTGAACACCCTGCAGAAACAGGGACAGATCGAAGTTTCGGTAGTTAGCACCGAAGTTAAAGCCATACTGAAACTTGGGCAGAAAGCTGCCGAGGTTCGTCCGGTCGGCCGCGTCGATCGTACCATCGCCATTTACGTCAACAAACCGCAGATCGCCCGGCTTGGCGTTGGCCTGCTTCGCGCCCGCAGCCACATCTCCGGCGTTCTGGTAGATGCCCGCTACTTTCCAGCCGTAGAACGACTGAACGGGCTCGCCGGCCACGGTACGGGTGATATCAAAGCCACCGAAGTCGGCGTTCTGGCCCCCAAACAGTGGTGATACGTTGGGTCCCAGGCTCAGCACTTTGTTACGAATGGCGCTCAGGTTGGCCGATACATTGTACCGGAAAGGACCTTTCTGGTTGTTGTAGCCGAGCTGCATTTCAAAACCCTGGTTTCGCATGTTACCAACGTTAACAACCGGCGACTGCGTATAGCCGATGGATGGCGCAATGGGCTGGGGTAGAATCAGACCGTCGGTGTTGCGGATAAAATACTCGGCGGTGAGGGTAATACTGTTATTGAACAGGCCCAGATCGACGCCCACGTTGGTCATCTTCGTTATCTCCCACTTGAGCGAGGTGTTGCCCAGCCTGTCAAAATAGAATCCCTGCGTCCGGCCGTCGCCAATGATGGCATTGGTATTCTGCGCAACGGCAACCTGCCAGTCGTAGTCGCCGATTCCGTTGAAACCCATGCTCCCGTAGCTGGCCCGTAATTTCAGTTCGGAAATGGCGGGCACACTCTTGATGAACGACTCTTCGCTCACGCGCCAGCCCACCGATGCCGACGGGAAGTTGCCCCACTTGTTGCCGGGGGCAAATTTTGATGAGCCATCACGCCGGAGCGATGCACTCAGCAGGTAGCGGCCGCCGTACTCGTAGTTGACCCGTCCCAGGTATGATATGAGTACGTTTTGCCGCTTACCCCCCTGGATACCCACGCTCGTTGGCGTCAGGGCCGACACCTGCTGGATGGTATTTGAGTTGGCCTGACCACTACCGTTGAGGAAATTGTAGTTACCGGCCTGCCGTTCGGCAACGGCTACCGCATTGATGCTATGCTTGCCAAAGGTCCGCTCAAACGACAGCTGATTCGAGATGAGCGGGGAGGCAAATACGTAGCGGTTGTCGCTCACGGCCGCCAGCGCGCGGGCGTTGAAACTTTCGTTGTAAATAGGCTGGAATGAGAAGTCGCGGTTGGATACGTAGTCAATACCCCCGCGAATTCGGTACGTGAGTCCTTCAATCAACTTAACATCCAGATAGGCACTGCCGAGAAGTTTCAGCTGCTGAGAGTTGGTCCGGTCCTGCAAAGCTGCCCGAACGGGGTTTTGCGGGTCGGTCGCATCCGATCCGTCGGGTCCGCGGTAGCCGCCAAGCAGGAAGGGATCGGTAACGGGCATGTAGGGCGTCATCCGGATCAGGTTCTGCACCTGCGTCCGCCCCCCCGCACTCACCTCGCCGAAGCGATCGCTGTAGGCAATTGTCAGCGCCTGGCCAAAGGTGAAGCGCTTGCTGATGGTATGGTCGGAGTTGATCCGGAAGTTGCCGCGTTTGTATCCCGTACCGATCATTATACCATCCTGGTCAAAATAGCCCAGCGAGGACGCGAACTTTGACCGCTCGCTACCCCCCGACAGCTGAATACTATGCTGGTGGATGACGGCATCGCGGAAGACTTCATCCTGCCAGTTCGTGTTGGTTTGAGCGTAGGTTTGGGTAGCGCCTTGGTAGATGGGATCGTTCATGTTCAGGAATCGCTTGGGGCGGGCATCGATCGGCGCCCGGTTGGCCGCAGCTGCTGCGTCGTTTTCGGCGTTCTGCAGCAGGGCCGTTCCATATTGCAGGTACTGTTCCGTATTAAGAAGATCGAGCTTTTTCCAGGCGCTCTGAACGCCGGTATACCCATCGTAGCTTACGTGCAGCCGGCCATCATTTTTCCCCCGCTTGGTGGTGATAATGATAACTCCGTTAGCGGCCCGGGAGCCGTAGATCGAGGCTGCGCTGGCGTCTTTAAGGACGTCTACCGATTCAATGTCGCGGGAGTCAAAATTATTCAGGTCACCGGTCGGGAAGCCATCCACTACGTAGAGTGGGTTCGACGCGAATAGAATCGACCCGATACCCCGAATCCGCACGATAGGCGTCTCACCCGGTGCGCCATTGTTGACGACACTCACGCCCGGCACCCGGCCCTGAATAGCACTCTCGATACTGGGTACGGGCAACTGCGTAACCTCCTGCGCCGAAACCGATGAGATGGCTCCCGTTACCGATGCTCGTTTCTGCGTACCATACCCGACTACCACAACCTCGTTGAGGGCTTTGACATCGTCGGCGAGGGTAATACTGATCCGGCTACGGCCCGATACCGGTATCTCCTGGGTTTCGTACCCAACAAAGCTAAAGACGAGTACTGCGTTGTTGGGGGCGTTAATGCTGAAGTCACCCGTAGCGCTGGTGGTGGTACCGCGGTTGGTGCCTTTGATC is a window from the Spirosoma rigui genome containing:
- a CDS encoding RagB/SusD family nutrient uptake outer membrane protein — translated: MNRQYVTTGVIILGLLAACNTSSLDKINPNQVTTDTFYKTGSELLSGVNAVYAMWQSNSLTGREWFFVQDLRSDDVSSGGGQLEAPRNQLLIGAQIPGNAVSATVWSGLYRAIHRANVVITKAPGVTTDQALVKRVVGEAKFLRALSYFELVTLWGGVPLYTEFVTEVDGTKPRASADEVYAAIIADLTAAQTDLPATFSGSDLGRATSGAASALLGRVYLQRGDYPNARTQFQKVISSGVYKLVDEYTDNFTEESKFNSEGVFEIGFSKIGDFNWDSDGNDNGANETSTRSQEYNPIGWRNLIPSAALLGDYENTAKGDPKTDPRLKYNFYFIGDTYNGGKKVLADGDVQGNAQLFNGVTQKISWRKYTALYKNAETYYTSGINMKIIRYTDVLLGMAECENEAGNTAAAIALMNQVRARKSVAMPAYPTATYPVNSKDEVFRAIVHERRVELAGEQVRNRDILRWRAQNKLKTEPIAYFTKGRQELLPIPQQELDNNARLSQKDQNPGY
- a CDS encoding SusC/RagA family TonB-linked outer membrane protein, with amino-acid sequence MKRTLSALLFLLTIGLLPANAQILASTNRSYHMAQARDTETRLTTLRLALTELEHRYGVSFIYPTSLVDTKVLASKSINRTLETDLTELLTDKGLSFRKVQANFYVIMAEKETKTRLLRQIERINTASETEQADIPAAVSAKTLNKLERIGWSTTTEQPLADISGKVIDKAGQGIPGVSVVIKGTNRGTTTSATGDFSINAPNNAVLVFSFVGYETQEIPVSGRSRISITLADDVKALNEVVVVGYGTQKRASVTGAISSVSAQEVTQLPVPSIESAIQGRVPGVSVVNNGAPGETPIVRIRGIGSILFASNPLYVVDGFPTGDLNNFDSRDIESVDVLKDASAASIYGSRAANGVIIITTKRGKNDGRLHVSYDGYTGVQSAWKKLDLLNTEQYLQYGTALLQNAENDAAAAANRAPIDARPKRFLNMNDPIYQGATQTYAQTNTNWQDEVFRDAVIHQHSIQLSGGSERSKFASSLGYFDQDGIMIGTGYKRGNFRINSDHTISKRFTFGQALTIAYSDRFGEVSAGGRTQVQNLIRMTPYMPVTDPFLLGGYRGPDGSDATDPQNPVRAALQDRTNSQQLKLLGSAYLDVKLIEGLTYRIRGGIDYVSNRDFSFQPIYNESFNARALAAVSDNRYVFASPLISNQLSFERTFGKHSINAVAVAERQAGNYNFLNGSGQANSNTIQQVSALTPTSVGIQGGKRQNVLISYLGRVNYEYGGRYLLSASLRRDGSSKFAPGNKWGNFPSASVGWRVSEESFIKSVPAISELKLRASYGSMGFNGIGDYDWQVAVAQNTNAIIGDGRTQGFYFDRLGNTSLKWEITKMTNVGVDLGLFNNSITLTAEYFIRNTDGLILPQPIAPSIGYTQSPVVNVGNMRNQGFEMQLGYNNQKGPFRYNVSANLSAIRNKVLSLGPNVSPLFGGQNADFGGFDITRTVAGEPVQSFYGWKVAGIYQNAGDVAAGAKQANAKPGDLRFVDVNGDGTIDAADRTNLGSFLPKFQYGFNFGANYRNFDLSLFLQGVQGNKIYNGTKVLTEGMLRLFNSGTAVLQAWTPQNTNTTVPRAVSGDPNGNTRTSDRFIEDGSYLRVKNISLGYSLPAASLQSWTRGTLSRARLYVASTNLLTFTKYTGYDPEVGSRSNGTLTNGIDYGQFPQARTLMLGLQLGF